A region from the Gossypium hirsutum isolate 1008001.06 chromosome A08, Gossypium_hirsutum_v2.1, whole genome shotgun sequence genome encodes:
- the LOC107948245 gene encoding granule-bound starch synthase 1, chloroplastic/amyloplastic-like isoform X2 has protein sequence MATLTTSHFVSTSSHFSSHGADTKANLAQVGARNQAMTHNGLRSLNKVDRLRMRTTNAKAVVTKAMKQADYRPLGKIICGIGMNIVFVSAECGPWSKTGGLGDVLGGLPPAMAAKGHRVMTVCPRYDQYKDAWDTSVLVDLKVGDKVVTVRFFHCYKRGVDRVFVDHPMFLEKVWGKTASKIYGPRAGLDYEDNQLRFSLLCQAALEAPRVLNLNSSKNFSGPYGEDVVFIANDWHSALLPCYLKSMYQSRGIYMSAKVVFCIHNIAYQGRFAFADFKRLNLPERFKSSFDFIDGYNKPVMGRKINWMKAGILESHRVLTVSPYYAQELVSGEDKGVELDNIIRKTGITGIVNGMDVQEWNPASDKYISVKYDATTGTGKKAMENQIEQLEIQYPDNVRAVAKFNVPLAHMIIAGADYILVPSRFEPCGLIQLHAMRYGTVPIVASTGGLVDTVKEGFTGFQMGAFNVECDEVDPSDVIKVVKTVKRALATYGTQALKEMIQNCMAQDFSWKGPSRLWEKMLLSLGVAGSEPGIEGEEIAPLARENVATP, from the exons ATGGCAACCCTGACAACCTCACACTTTGTTTCGACAAGTTCTCATTTCAGCAGCCATGGAGCAGACACTAAGGCCAATCTTGCACAGGTTGGTGCCAGGAATCAAGCCATGACTCACAATGGTTTGCGGTCTTTGAACAAGGTCGATAGGTTGCGGATGAGGACCACCAACGCAAAGGCTGTCGTTACGAAAGCTATGAAACAGGCAGATTACAGGCCTTTGGGAAAAATTATTTGCGGAATAGGGATGAATATAGTGTTTGTGTCAGCTGAGTGTGGCCCCTGGAGCAAAACTGGTGGACTCGGTGATGTCCTCGGTGGACTTCCTCCCGCAATGGCT GCCAAAGGACACCGTGTTATGACAGTGTGTCCTCGCTATGATCAGTACAAGGATGCATGGGACACAAGTGTGTTAGTTGAT CTAAAAGTCGGAGACAAAGTTGTAACTGTTCGGTTCTTCCACTGCTACAAACGTGGAGTTGATCGTGTCTTTGTCGATCACCCCATGTTCCTTGAGAAG GTATGGGGCAAAACGGCTTCCAAAATCTATGGCCCCAGAGCAGGTTTGGACTACGAAGACAATCAACTGCGGTTCAGCTTGTTATGCcag GCTGCTTTGGAGGCACCCAGGGTTCTAAATTTAAATAGCAGTAAAAATTTCTCAGGACCATATG GGGAAGATGTTGTCTTTATTGCAAATGATTGGCACAGTGCTCTTCTTCCATGCTATTTAAAAAGCATGTACCAGTCAAGGGGTATCTACATGAGTGCAAAG GTTGTATTTTGCATCCACAACATAGCCTATCAGGGAAGATTTGCCTTTGCAGATTTCAAACGTCTCAATTTGCCTGAACGGTTCAAGAGTTCATTCGATTTCATTGATGG GTATAACAAGCCTGTCATGGGAAGGAAAATTAATTGGATGAAGGCTGGAATATTGGAATCACATAGAGTCTTGACTGTAAGCCCATACTATGCCCAGGAGCTTGTATCTGGTGAAGACAAAGGTGTAGAACTTGATAACATCATTCGTAAAACTGGCATCACCGGCATCGTGAATGGCATGGATGTTCAAGAATGGAATCCTGCCTCTGACAAATACATCAGTGTCAAATATGATGCAACAACT GGCACAGgcaaaaaggccatggagaatcAGATTGAACAGCTGGAGATCCAATACCCTGACAACGTTAGAGCAGTAGCCAAATTCAATGTCCCATTGGCCCATATGATTATTGCTGGTGCTGACTACATTTTGGTCCCTAGTAGATTCGAACCGTGCGGTCTCATTCAGCTGCATGCTATGCGATATGGAACT GTTCCGATAGTTGCCTCTACTGGTGGACTTGTTGACACGGTCAAGGAAGGATTCACAGGGTTCCAAATGGGAGCTTTCAATGTTGAA TGTGATGAAGTGGATCCAAGTGATGTGATTAAGGTGGTAAAAACTGTCAAGAGAGCTCTTGCAACATATGGGACTCAAGCACTGAAAGAAATGATCCAGAATTGTATGGCACAAGATTTTTCATGGAAG GGACCATCAAGGTTGTGGGAGAAGATGTTGTTGAGCCTCGGGGTGGCTGGCAGTGAACCTGGCATTGAAGGAGAGGAGATTGCTCCTCTTGCCAGGGAAAATGTTGCCACACCCTGA
- the LOC107948261 gene encoding glucan endo-1,3-beta-glucosidase 11 isoform X2 — translation MDFPEFFCYVSILACLFPIMVNSIGINYGQIANNLPSPEDAVPLVKSIGATKVKLYDADPRVLKAFANTDVEFMVGLGNEYLDKMRDPTNAQAWVKENVQPHLPATKITSIFVGNEVLTLNDTSLSDCLLPAMQSVLAALLNLGLDKQVTVTTTHSLAILQTSYPSSAGAFREDLMDPLCETLNFHQKTGSPFLINAYPYFAYKGNPEQVPLDFVLFQPNQGVTDPQTHLDYDNMLYAQIDAVYSALASLGYKKLPVHISETGWPSKGDEDEAGATPENAEKYNGNLIKLMSGKTGTPMRPNSDLNIYIFALFNENMKPGPTSERNYGLFKPDGTPAYPLGITPNNVVGRNTTVGGGSFGNAVTNPYYPMSSSTGYMSISSTRQRYQLLGHVLLMVPLLMIKTLV, via the exons aTGGACTTCCCTGAATTCTTCTGCTATGTTTCAATTTTAG CTTGTTTGTTTCCAATTATGGTTAATTCGATTGGGATAAATTATGGACAAATAGCAAACAACCTTCCATCTCCAGAAGACGCGGTGCCACTGGTGAAATCAATCGGAGCAACAAAAGTAAAACTTTACGATGCAGACCCCAGAGTCCTTAAGGCTTTTGCAAACACCGACGTTGAATTCATGGTTGGTTTAGGCAACGAGTACTTGGACAAGATGCGAGATCCAACTAATGCCCAAGCATGGGTGAAAGAAAACGTTCAACCCCATTTACCAGCCACCAAAATCACCTCCATCTTTGTTGGCAACGAGGTTCTCACTTTAAACGACACTTCTCTCTCCGACTGCCTTCTCCCGGCAATGCAAAGCGTCCTTGCTGCGCTGCTTAACCTCGGACTGGATAAACAGGTGACCGTCACTACAACACATTCCCTTGCCATTCTTCAAACCTCGTATCCGTCTTCAGCTGGTGCGTTCCGTGAAGATTTGATGGATCCTTTGTGCGAAACGTTGAATTTCCATCAAAAAACTGGCTCTCCTTTTTTGATTAATGCCTATCCCTACTTTGCATACAAGGGAAACCCCGAGCAAGTTCCATTGGATTTTGTTCTTTTTCAGCCAAACCAAGGAGTCACCGATCCACAAACCCATTTAGATTACGATAACATGTTGTATGCTCAAATCGACGCCGTTTACTCTGCTTTAGCTTCCTTGGGTTACAAGAAACTCCCGGTTCACATATCGGAAACTGGGTGGCCTTCAAAGGGAGATGAAGACGAGGCAGGAGCTACACCCGAAAATGCTGAAAAATACAATGGGAATTTGATTAAGTTGATGTCGGGAAAAACAGGGACTCCAATGAGGCCGAATTCGGATCTTAACATTTACATTTTTGCTTTGTTTAATGAGAATATGAAACCAGGTCCCACTTCAGAGAGGAATTACGGGTTGTTTAAGCCAGACGGAACACCCGCGTATCCTCTCGGGATCACTCCTAACAATGTCGTCGGGAGAAATACGACCGTCGGTGGTGGAAGTTTCGGGAATGCCGTAACGAACCCGTATTATCCGATGAGTTCTTCCACAGGTTATATGTCCATTTCTTCCACAAGA CAAAGATATCAATTATTGGGGCATGTGCTGCTGATGGTGCCATTGTTGATGATTAAAACCTTGGTTTAG
- the LOC107948261 gene encoding glucan endo-1,3-beta-glucosidase 11 isoform X1, with product MDFPEFFCYVSILACLFPIMVNSIGINYGQIANNLPSPEDAVPLVKSIGATKVKLYDADPRVLKAFANTDVEFMVGLGNEYLDKMRDPTNAQAWVKENVQPHLPATKITSIFVGNEVLTLNDTSLSDCLLPAMQSVLAALLNLGLDKQVTVTTTHSLAILQTSYPSSAGAFREDLMDPLCETLNFHQKTGSPFLINAYPYFAYKGNPEQVPLDFVLFQPNQGVTDPQTHLDYDNMLYAQIDAVYSALASLGYKKLPVHISETGWPSKGDEDEAGATPENAEKYNGNLIKLMSGKTGTPMRPNSDLNIYIFALFNENMKPGPTSERNYGLFKPDGTPAYPLGITPNNVVGRNTTVGGGSFGNAVTNPYYPMSSSTGYMSISSTRQQRYQLLGHVLLMVPLLMIKTLV from the exons aTGGACTTCCCTGAATTCTTCTGCTATGTTTCAATTTTAG CTTGTTTGTTTCCAATTATGGTTAATTCGATTGGGATAAATTATGGACAAATAGCAAACAACCTTCCATCTCCAGAAGACGCGGTGCCACTGGTGAAATCAATCGGAGCAACAAAAGTAAAACTTTACGATGCAGACCCCAGAGTCCTTAAGGCTTTTGCAAACACCGACGTTGAATTCATGGTTGGTTTAGGCAACGAGTACTTGGACAAGATGCGAGATCCAACTAATGCCCAAGCATGGGTGAAAGAAAACGTTCAACCCCATTTACCAGCCACCAAAATCACCTCCATCTTTGTTGGCAACGAGGTTCTCACTTTAAACGACACTTCTCTCTCCGACTGCCTTCTCCCGGCAATGCAAAGCGTCCTTGCTGCGCTGCTTAACCTCGGACTGGATAAACAGGTGACCGTCACTACAACACATTCCCTTGCCATTCTTCAAACCTCGTATCCGTCTTCAGCTGGTGCGTTCCGTGAAGATTTGATGGATCCTTTGTGCGAAACGTTGAATTTCCATCAAAAAACTGGCTCTCCTTTTTTGATTAATGCCTATCCCTACTTTGCATACAAGGGAAACCCCGAGCAAGTTCCATTGGATTTTGTTCTTTTTCAGCCAAACCAAGGAGTCACCGATCCACAAACCCATTTAGATTACGATAACATGTTGTATGCTCAAATCGACGCCGTTTACTCTGCTTTAGCTTCCTTGGGTTACAAGAAACTCCCGGTTCACATATCGGAAACTGGGTGGCCTTCAAAGGGAGATGAAGACGAGGCAGGAGCTACACCCGAAAATGCTGAAAAATACAATGGGAATTTGATTAAGTTGATGTCGGGAAAAACAGGGACTCCAATGAGGCCGAATTCGGATCTTAACATTTACATTTTTGCTTTGTTTAATGAGAATATGAAACCAGGTCCCACTTCAGAGAGGAATTACGGGTTGTTTAAGCCAGACGGAACACCCGCGTATCCTCTCGGGATCACTCCTAACAATGTCGTCGGGAGAAATACGACCGTCGGTGGTGGAAGTTTCGGGAATGCCGTAACGAACCCGTATTATCCGATGAGTTCTTCCACAGGTTATATGTCCATTTCTTCCACAAGA CAGCAAAGATATCAATTATTGGGGCATGTGCTGCTGATGGTGCCATTGTTGATGATTAAAACCTTGGTTTAG
- the LOC107948245 gene encoding granule-bound starch synthase 1, chloroplastic/amyloplastic-like isoform X1 encodes MATLTTSHFVSTSSHFSSHGADTKANLAQVGARNQAMTHNGLRSLNKVDRLRMRTTNAKAVVTKAMKQADYRPLGKIICGIGMNIVFVSAECGPWSKTGGLGDVLGGLPPAMAAKGHRVMTVCPRYDQYKDAWDTSVLVDLKVGDKVVTVRFFHCYKRGVDRVFVDHPMFLEKVWGKTASKIYGPRAGLDYEDNQLRFSLLCQAALEAPRVLNLNSSKNFSGPYGEDVVFIANDWHSALLPCYLKSMYQSRGIYMSAKVVFCIHNIAYQGRFAFADFKRLNLPERFKSSFDFIDGYNKPVMGRKINWMKAGILESHRVLTVSPYYAQELVSGEDKGVELDNIIRKTGITGIVNGMDVQEWNPASDKYISVKYDATTIMKAKPLLKEAIQGEVGLPCDRDVPLIGFIGRLEEQKGSDILAEAIPKLAAENCQIVVLGTGKKAMENQIEQLEIQYPDNVRAVAKFNVPLAHMIIAGADYILVPSRFEPCGLIQLHAMRYGTVPIVASTGGLVDTVKEGFTGFQMGAFNVECDEVDPSDVIKVVKTVKRALATYGTQALKEMIQNCMAQDFSWKGPSRLWEKMLLSLGVAGSEPGIEGEEIAPLARENVATP; translated from the exons ATGGCAACCCTGACAACCTCACACTTTGTTTCGACAAGTTCTCATTTCAGCAGCCATGGAGCAGACACTAAGGCCAATCTTGCACAGGTTGGTGCCAGGAATCAAGCCATGACTCACAATGGTTTGCGGTCTTTGAACAAGGTCGATAGGTTGCGGATGAGGACCACCAACGCAAAGGCTGTCGTTACGAAAGCTATGAAACAGGCAGATTACAGGCCTTTGGGAAAAATTATTTGCGGAATAGGGATGAATATAGTGTTTGTGTCAGCTGAGTGTGGCCCCTGGAGCAAAACTGGTGGACTCGGTGATGTCCTCGGTGGACTTCCTCCCGCAATGGCT GCCAAAGGACACCGTGTTATGACAGTGTGTCCTCGCTATGATCAGTACAAGGATGCATGGGACACAAGTGTGTTAGTTGAT CTAAAAGTCGGAGACAAAGTTGTAACTGTTCGGTTCTTCCACTGCTACAAACGTGGAGTTGATCGTGTCTTTGTCGATCACCCCATGTTCCTTGAGAAG GTATGGGGCAAAACGGCTTCCAAAATCTATGGCCCCAGAGCAGGTTTGGACTACGAAGACAATCAACTGCGGTTCAGCTTGTTATGCcag GCTGCTTTGGAGGCACCCAGGGTTCTAAATTTAAATAGCAGTAAAAATTTCTCAGGACCATATG GGGAAGATGTTGTCTTTATTGCAAATGATTGGCACAGTGCTCTTCTTCCATGCTATTTAAAAAGCATGTACCAGTCAAGGGGTATCTACATGAGTGCAAAG GTTGTATTTTGCATCCACAACATAGCCTATCAGGGAAGATTTGCCTTTGCAGATTTCAAACGTCTCAATTTGCCTGAACGGTTCAAGAGTTCATTCGATTTCATTGATGG GTATAACAAGCCTGTCATGGGAAGGAAAATTAATTGGATGAAGGCTGGAATATTGGAATCACATAGAGTCTTGACTGTAAGCCCATACTATGCCCAGGAGCTTGTATCTGGTGAAGACAAAGGTGTAGAACTTGATAACATCATTCGTAAAACTGGCATCACCGGCATCGTGAATGGCATGGATGTTCAAGAATGGAATCCTGCCTCTGACAAATACATCAGTGTCAAATATGATGCAACAACT ATAATGAAGGCAAAGCCATTGTTAAAGGAAGCTATTCAAGGTGAGGTGGGATTGCCTTGCGACAGAGATGTTCCTTTGATTGGATTCATTGGTAGGCTAGAAGAGCAGAAGGGTTCAGATATTTTGGCAGAAGCTATTCCGAAATTAGCTGCTGAAAATTGCCAGATTGTAGTCCTT GGCACAGgcaaaaaggccatggagaatcAGATTGAACAGCTGGAGATCCAATACCCTGACAACGTTAGAGCAGTAGCCAAATTCAATGTCCCATTGGCCCATATGATTATTGCTGGTGCTGACTACATTTTGGTCCCTAGTAGATTCGAACCGTGCGGTCTCATTCAGCTGCATGCTATGCGATATGGAACT GTTCCGATAGTTGCCTCTACTGGTGGACTTGTTGACACGGTCAAGGAAGGATTCACAGGGTTCCAAATGGGAGCTTTCAATGTTGAA TGTGATGAAGTGGATCCAAGTGATGTGATTAAGGTGGTAAAAACTGTCAAGAGAGCTCTTGCAACATATGGGACTCAAGCACTGAAAGAAATGATCCAGAATTGTATGGCACAAGATTTTTCATGGAAG GGACCATCAAGGTTGTGGGAGAAGATGTTGTTGAGCCTCGGGGTGGCTGGCAGTGAACCTGGCATTGAAGGAGAGGAGATTGCTCCTCTTGCCAGGGAAAATGTTGCCACACCCTGA